Genomic segment of Panicum virgatum strain AP13 chromosome 9N, P.virgatum_v5, whole genome shotgun sequence:
TTTGGGTAGCATAAGCACCCAAAGACCCGAAGATGAGCATAGTCAGGCAGTGTGCCAAAGAGAAGCTCAAAGGGGGTGCGATATTGGCGAGGGCGACAGGGGCGATCGTTAAGCAGATATGTGGCTCCCGACTCAGAGCTTTGGCACTCTCGGCTGGGACACTTGGGACGTGCCTCTCTGCATCGCATTTTACATTCGTATATCAAGAAAAGCTGGTACCATGTAAGAGGGAATGCGCGGGAATTGCTCAATTGTATTGATCACCATGAACTCATACATATATAGGCCAATGTCCCAACGTGAGTCAACCTCAGATCCTACAAACTAGGAACGTGGATGTGCCAAGAGTACAGGAGAGGCAAGAGAAGAAGTGGTCTATCCTATGGAACACAACCAGTGCTTCTGAAAGGAAtaggtgctctagcctaagagggggaggggtgaattaggcactaataaaaactttgacctatggctccaactagtttgcacaaaacttaaactaaaacatgctatctagatgtgcaactaggttgttctagtgtgaaacccctatcccaaaagagtttagcaacctatagcctttcctatcaagaaactattctatgaaagtaaaggcacacaaattgctagtatgaaatgcggaagcttaatgagcgggataggagatcgcaaactcttgacgcgggtgtttatcccgtggttcggttagccacaaaggcacacctacatccacgttgttgtagcactcactaagagtattgctactcggtcaccaagtctcttccgtgaacacaatcacggtcaccttggccccgggttccactaaggagcttctccacaaaggatgggggtctccacgtcccccgcacaaagatgtcgtcgccgctccacaccaagtcggagggtcgatgacgttgccggcgagcttcacgctccaatgtgccggcgcaccaagctcttgttttggttcgctaatgaaccacagcacaaaggcttgaagccttgcaatctcactcactaagagctaatcctttacacaacactctcaaagtgtgctaagggctaaggatatgattttgatgcttttgtatggcttggagatgttcttgagtgtgtgtgggatgtccagcaactccagcaagcttcaaatggccggggtgaggcgtatatataggccaccaagtcttgtagccgttgctccaacggtcagctgaaaatctgcgtatcaccggaagaaccgatgcctctggcaggggtagcgtcggttcatccggtcactctaagacacgaagtagccgttgaacttctgactACTGCTACAGTGACCACCAGTTggaccgatgctttgtaccgatgcatcactgGTTCATCTGGTGCTTAaagatcttctcctgggcgctgacgtcattacaccgatggtatgcaccgatgccccgttggttgaaccggtgctgaagaaacttctcctgggcacttgacatcgtctctaatacatagtacgcccaatgcaccgatgccctttcttggaccgtcggttcaaccggtgcctataggctgacttggcttcgattcctttctgcaccaaacatcatagcgtcggttcttccgacaagcgtcggatgcaccgatgcttaggtgtagatgagagaactcttaattgtgagtttctttttgttcttgtcatccgaaagcttcttccttggttgaggacacttgttggacttgtggccttctttgtggcacttagagcaagtcacggtggatcccttctcaagcttcttcaccatgttctCACGGTTATCTttagaaggttggacattgctctccatgcctttgccctttaatctatacaagtccttcatgagcctttccacttcttacttgagctcatcattttccttggcaatgagatcatcacatgattctacaacaacattctcattgcatctttcattgcaagggttagagcaagaaccCCGTCCGCTatccgggtagcggaacccccgtaagggcggcccttcgggccttgctacacctatcttctctttctctttgtcatcacttgaacctaaaagcctgagaatggtcatcttaacaatcatgttagtccaagtgttgtgttgtcattcgatcaccaaaatcactcgaaatggcataaatggtgccatgttcattacaatctccccctttttggtgattgatgacaacacaatcaaagcaagcataaatttgcaaaaattgacaaatttaaccacttgataccaattgaaattaATTGAAAACCGCTTACGcttgcttggatgtttaccatcatccaatgatgacttggcctccccctaaaaccatgatttccccctttgttcctcccccgATCTTGCTagttctccctcatgacttgattcacttaggtatttcttcccctttgggatatacttcttttccttgagaaaatatcttgctttgatccacatttctccccctttggaaccttgcatacctccgggggtgctttgtttaccttgcatgtaccaattgaaagtgacttgcaaccattgaaagtctttaagaggagagcacttggtacaccaaggttaagcaaatgtatgagcacatagcctatgaacttagatatgagcatttaagttcaataagcatggctcaatatgcatgaaagcacaatttatctaatcactcttatagagttgtttgttcacattgatcgtgagaaacattctcttagagtgttaactccacgtgagactacaaaagataagctagaaaacatgttagtctcaaaatcacaagccatagagtgaactccccctaaaagtatgcatttagtgtttgaatcaccaagcaaatgtatgcacattgattttgacacaattgggaagtttactctatagcttgtgttcatggtacataTATGAAGAACATACCTTATGAAGTCTATGTACCATGaaaggtaaccttgtgtagctttctacacacttatcaaaccatgtaggttgctcatgggttagagttaTGGCACAattaacccaccatatataacactaggagatgcaatgcaACTATCCTAGcaaaaagcaatggagctacatgatgcttgaattgaaatctagctaccattaccttatgggggacttggacAAGAAATGACCAAGTATTGAGCttagcttctttggcttgaacctttACTTCAgtttgtaagctaagcctccaaatcccccgtagccgttcttgggcttcaagtctcctttggcacccacaccatttgaggccccttcaagtttgtgatgacatccttgggcacccaaatggaatggTTCCAACTCCTTCCTTGCTTCCCAACcatgtgagcaaccaccttgccattgatcttctttttgaccacataggaggtgctattgcttttgttcctccggttgggcttggtgtagatgagagaactcttaattgtgagtttctttttgtttttctcatccgaaagcttcttccttggttgaggacacttgttggacttgtggccttctttgtggcacttagagcaagtcacggtggatcccttctcaagcttcttcaccatgttctCACGGTTATCTTTAGAAGGTTGGACATTACTCTCCATGCCTTTGCCCtttaatctatacaagtccttcatgagcctttccacttcttacttgagttcatcattttccttggcaatgagatcatcacatgattctacaacaacattctcattgcatctttcattgcaagggttagagcaagaacaccGTCCGCTatccgggtagcggaacccccgtaggggcggcccttcgggccttgctacgcctatcttctctttctctttgtcatcacttgaacctaaaagcctgaaaatggccatcttaacaatcatgttagtccaagtgttgtgttgtcattcgatcaccaaaatcactcgaaatagcataaatggtgccatattcGTTACAGCTTCTACACCCATGTCATAATTTTCGGACCTACTCACCACACCATATTTAATCGTTGTCTAAGATGGCTAAGTTTTATGGTTTTTCTCAAATACCAAGAACAAGGATTTCTATATAGTCGAATTGGATGAATGTCTTGAATAAACTAAATTAGCAACTAATACTTACCACCAGCCAGAAAATGTCTTGAATAAACTAAAACGTCCTTGGCTAGTTTGGAAAATCTTATGCCAGAGCAGTAACTGCCGGTCATTAAAAAACCATTCAAGAAATCTTCATGTAGTGGTGTTAGTATCATCGAGTTGCCTATGGATCCTTTTCTTAATCAGTGTTTTCTAGTGTGTCACAGCGATAGCTGCGGTCATGTTAGGTTGTTTCCATTTAGTAGGCAAAAGCCTtccatacccccccccccctcctggGACACTTCCATTTACTTCCCTTTTTCAACTCCGTTATTGGGATATGTTCCCAAAATCTTCACGGGCCAGGTTAAGCTGTAGGCATGTTATTGCGCAGTCCATGATGAGACCATGACCACAAACAAACCACATGCTCTTGCCCACAGAGATGCTGCATCAATCCAAATCCAAACATGCCCCCACAACTCAGCAAAACTTTGCAGACAGCGATTGCTGCCTCCAAACTGTCAACGCGGCGACACCTAACGGCCGCCACCGCTGGAGATAAGCCCATAGATATCACCAAAACAAGACCAGAAACCCACGGCTTGGTGCCCACCCCAATAATCCCATCTCTCACCCTATAAATACACCTAGCAGCCTCTATCCCAATTCCCAACAAGGCAACAAGCTCAAAGCACAGCAGACTTGTTTGTCTCGCCTCACTGGTTCCGGACCAAGATGACCTCCATGGGATTCAGCTATGCGCAGATCCACGTGCGGCAAGAGAGGTGCAGGACGAAGAGCCTGCAGGCCGAAGAGAAAGATAAGAAGGCCAAGGATGCAGCTGGTGGAGGAGAGGAGGTTAACAGGAGACCAACGGCTGAAGACGacaaggccggcggcggcggcagctcatGGGCAAGCGGGAAGGTGCACCCCTGTGCCAGGGCGGCGGGGCCACCACCACCTAATTAAGTCGTGGTTACGGTTGGTTTGATCTTGTGTTCCTTTTTCCGTGTGCTagtttctttcttttctatGTGTAAAGGGAATGAAGCTCTTGTTATATGGTTGAAGCTTACATTTCTGTCCATAAATATGCATCTGTACTCCTTTCAGTTTCAGTTCGAACATCTTTTTTGTTATCTCCAAAATATCATAACTTGATGTATAGTTTCATCTCTCACGTAATTATTAAACTTGGTATAATAACAATACTATGAATATACTTTTTAAGAAAAATTGAATATGTATGGCCTCACTGACGTTCAATCTAATCTAATTTAGAGAAAAGTACGGACAGCGAAAGTTTGAGAAATGGCAGTACTAGAGGAGTAGTAGACAGTGCGTCATTGATAGACACCGTACGGTAAGGATGACATACATGATTCATCCTTAAACGCCGACCAGATAGTTTTCTGGCTGCAGGGGGCTTTACTACTGAGTGGTGCAGTACTGATCCTTATTTAATGTTCAATCACTCACTACCGGAAAATGCTAAGTCACTGTGTGCCTGAAACTTTGCCTTGTGCTTTTTTTTGGGCACACAGCAAAGAAcctatttgccgtgtgtctcACAAAAAGCACATGGCAAACAAAAAGCACACGGCTAATCCCAACCTTTACCGTGTGCCAACGccagacacacggcaaaccacTACCTCCGATGGCGTTCCCGCTGattccggctccggctccagcaACTCCTCCTGTGAGCAACTTGACAACCTTggttttttatttcaaatattaGAGACCTAGAGATCGTACAGACTTAGACTCACTTTGGACCTAGAGATTGTAGTTTACTAAACGTCATGCTTTAGAGTCACTTATACAATtctaaaaaattcaaaatgtTTTAGATTATAACTTTTTCAAACTTGCTTATTGTCCTCAATGCAATATATATTTTGTTTTGCAGAATCAATCGGCGGCGTCGAACACGCCTGAGTTGTCGCCGGGAATGTCACCGACGTTCCCCGGACAGTAGCCATTCGCACCGCCGTTCGGGCCTCCACCGTTTGCCCCTCCTCAGTTCAGCCCTCCTCCGTCAGGCCCTCCGCCGTTCGACCAACCTCCATCGTAGAAGATAAATTTGTAACTGTGAAATCGAACTACTTCTAGTCTTTCGGTGTGTGAACTTGTGTATTTGTTGCTTTGGATTGAGAACTTGAGCTCAGACGACGTGAATTCCTATATATCGACTGTCTGTGAACTTTAATATGCTCTATATATGATGCTTGTGACATTTGTTGTGATAAATATGTATTAAATGTGATATTTGTCTGTGGGGGTCATTTATACGTTGAAAtacaaacaaaattaaattctgTATGGTCACTTCGCCGTGTGGCTGGATccttgcacacggcaaagtgaacATATGGGGCTGTCCTGCGCAATACTTCGCAGTGTGCCAgtgtgacacacggcaaagttaccccatttcgccgtgtgcctcgggccctggcacacggcgaagtttaaatctttgccgtgtgcctggaccctggcacacggcgaagtttaAATCTTTGCCTTGTGCctcagatcctggcacacg
This window contains:
- the LOC120687604 gene encoding uncharacterized protein LOC120687604, whose product is MTSMGFSYAQIHVRQERCRTKSLQAEEKDKKAKDAAGGGEEVNRRPTAEDDKAGGGGSSWASGKNQSAASNTPELSPGMSPTFPGQ